Proteins from a single region of Azospira inquinata:
- a CDS encoding cation acetate symporter has translation MSSPVWASAIEGQTVKQATNWTAIIMFGAFVLLTLFITKWAAGRTKTAADFYTAGGGITGFQNGLAIAGDYMSAASFLGISAAVFSNGYDGLIYSIGFLVGWPVIMFLMAERLRNLGKFTFADVAAYRFQAKPIRALAASGTLVVVAFYLIAQMVGAGQLIKLLFGLDYTYAVVIVGALMMIYVLFGGMTATTWVQIIKACLLLAGASFMAFMVLAAFHMSPEALFAKAVEVHKKHDAIMGPGTFIKDPISAISFGMALMFGTAGLPHILMRFFTVPDAKEARKSVFWATTWIGYFYILTFIIGFGAIVLVGTNPQFLDDKGGLIGGGNMAAIHLANAVGGNVFLGFISAVAFATILAVVAGLTLSGATAVSHDLYASVFCQGKADGAAEMRVSKITTIALGIVAVVLGIVFEKQNVAFMVSLAFAIAASANFPVLFMSVLWKNCTTKGAFYGGFLGLITAVVLTVLSKSIWVDVLGNAKEIFPYTSPALFSMAAGFIGIWLFSILDQSAQARKERESYEDQEIRSETGIGAAAASSH, from the coding sequence ATGAGCTCCCCGGTCTGGGCCTCGGCCATTGAAGGCCAGACCGTGAAGCAGGCCACCAACTGGACGGCCATTATCATGTTCGGCGCCTTCGTTCTCCTCACCCTGTTCATTACCAAGTGGGCGGCGGGCCGGACCAAGACGGCGGCGGACTTCTACACCGCCGGAGGGGGCATCACCGGCTTCCAGAACGGTCTGGCCATCGCCGGGGACTACATGTCCGCCGCTTCCTTCCTGGGGATTTCCGCCGCCGTGTTCTCCAACGGCTACGACGGCCTGATCTACTCCATCGGCTTCCTGGTGGGCTGGCCCGTGATCATGTTCCTCATGGCGGAACGGCTGCGTAACCTGGGCAAATTCACCTTTGCCGACGTGGCGGCCTACCGCTTCCAGGCCAAGCCCATCCGGGCCCTGGCGGCCTCCGGCACCCTGGTGGTGGTGGCTTTCTACCTGATCGCCCAGATGGTGGGTGCGGGCCAGCTGATCAAGCTGCTCTTCGGCCTGGACTACACCTACGCGGTAGTGATCGTGGGCGCCCTGATGATGATCTACGTGCTCTTCGGTGGCATGACCGCCACCACCTGGGTGCAGATCATCAAGGCCTGCCTGCTCCTGGCTGGCGCCTCCTTCATGGCCTTCATGGTCCTGGCCGCCTTCCACATGAGCCCGGAAGCCCTCTTTGCCAAGGCCGTGGAAGTCCATAAAAAGCACGACGCCATCATGGGCCCGGGCACCTTCATCAAGGACCCCATCTCTGCCATCTCCTTCGGCATGGCCCTGATGTTCGGTACCGCCGGTCTGCCCCACATCCTGATGCGCTTCTTCACCGTGCCGGATGCCAAGGAAGCCCGGAAGTCCGTGTTCTGGGCCACCACCTGGATTGGCTACTTCTACATCCTGACCTTCATCATCGGCTTCGGCGCCATCGTGCTGGTGGGTACCAATCCCCAGTTCCTGGATGACAAGGGCGGTCTCATCGGCGGCGGCAACATGGCGGCTATCCACCTGGCCAATGCGGTGGGCGGCAACGTGTTCCTGGGCTTCATCTCCGCCGTCGCCTTCGCCACCATCCTGGCGGTGGTCGCCGGTCTGACCCTGTCCGGTGCCACGGCGGTGTCCCACGACCTGTACGCCTCCGTGTTCTGCCAGGGCAAGGCGGACGGTGCTGCGGAAATGCGGGTGTCCAAGATCACCACCATTGCCCTGGGCATTGTGGCGGTGGTGCTGGGCATCGTCTTCGAGAAGCAGAACGTGGCCTTCATGGTGTCCCTGGCCTTCGCCATCGCCGCCTCCGCCAACTTCCCGGTGCTCTTCATGTCCGTACTGTGGAAGAACTGCACCACCAAGGGCGCCTTCTACGGTGGCTTCCTGGGCCTGATCACCGCCGTGGTGCTGACGGTGCTGTCCAAGTCCATCTGGGTGGATGTGCTGGGGAACGCCAAGGAAATCTTCCCCTACACCTCCCCGGCCCTGTTCTCCATGGCAGCGGGCTTCATCGGCATCTGGCTGTTTTCCATCCTGGACCAAAGCGCCCAGGCCCGGAAAGAACGGGAAAGCTACGAAGACCAGGAAATCCGCTCCGAAACGGGCATTGGCGCCGCCGCGGCGAGCAGCCACTAA
- a CDS encoding DUF485 domain-containing protein produces MNQEELSRRIRANPKFHELKNKRNSFGWLLTVITLVVYYGYILTIAFDKGILAQKLSDTGVMTLGIPVGVGIIVFTILITGLYVRRANSEFDALTEQIVQEEMNK; encoded by the coding sequence ATGAACCAAGAAGAGCTTTCACGGCGCATTCGGGCCAACCCGAAGTTCCACGAGCTGAAAAACAAGCGCAACAGCTTCGGCTGGCTACTGACGGTGATTACCCTGGTCGTCTATTACGGCTACATCCTGACCATCGCCTTCGACAAGGGCATCCTGGCCCAGAAACTCTCGGATACCGGGGTCATGACCCTGGGCATTCCGGTGGGCGTGGGCATCATCGTTTTCACCATTCTCATTACCGGTTTGTACGTGCGCCGCGCCAACAGCGAGTTTGACGCCCTGACCGAACAAATCGTCCAGGAGGAGATGAATAAATGA
- a CDS encoding MFS transporter yields the protein MAFPNFLRALRSYNYRCYFLGQLVSMAGTWMQQIAMSWLAYRLTGSAALLGTIGFASQLPILLFGALGGVWSDRFDRRRVLLWTQSLSMIQALALALLTWKGWINAPLLVLLAFGLGCINALDMPARQSIAVKLVDDKDDLPNAIALNSFMMNSTRFVGPALAGFLIALTGEVVCFLLNALSYLAVILALLAMHWRPLPVQGERQETWAALRQGVDYCRGHRPIRSLLLIVAAVSFFITPYGVLMPLVTREIFGGDARIFGLLVGFGGVGALGASLYLASRAGVDELPRTLAFSVPLAGVALTAFILSPSLFLAYPAVMLLGFCTIVTVAGSNTLIQFHVSDALRGRVMALFSIAFLGVAPLGSLAIGLVAEALGVRITLAACGLLILAGCLIWGRRLGREVECLPPQA from the coding sequence ATGGCCTTTCCCAACTTCCTCCGCGCTCTGCGCAGCTATAACTACCGGTGCTATTTCCTGGGCCAGCTGGTGTCCATGGCGGGCACCTGGATGCAGCAGATCGCCATGAGTTGGCTGGCCTACCGGCTCACCGGTTCCGCCGCCCTGCTGGGCACCATCGGCTTTGCCAGCCAGTTGCCCATCCTCCTGTTCGGCGCCCTGGGGGGGGTCTGGTCTGACCGCTTTGACCGGCGCCGGGTGCTGTTGTGGACCCAGTCTCTCTCCATGATCCAGGCCCTGGCCCTCGCCCTGCTGACTTGGAAAGGCTGGATCAACGCTCCCCTGCTGGTGCTGCTGGCCTTCGGCCTGGGCTGTATCAATGCCCTGGATATGCCCGCCCGCCAGTCCATTGCGGTGAAGCTGGTGGATGACAAGGACGATCTGCCCAACGCTATCGCCCTCAATTCTTTCATGATGAATTCCACCCGCTTCGTCGGCCCGGCCCTGGCGGGATTTCTCATCGCCCTCACCGGGGAAGTGGTCTGCTTTCTGCTCAACGCCCTGTCCTATCTGGCGGTGATCCTGGCCCTCCTGGCCATGCACTGGCGCCCCCTACCGGTCCAGGGGGAGCGGCAGGAAACCTGGGCGGCCCTGCGCCAGGGCGTGGACTATTGCCGGGGCCACCGGCCCATTCGCAGCCTGCTTCTGATCGTGGCGGCGGTAAGTTTCTTCATTACCCCCTACGGGGTGCTCATGCCCCTGGTGACCCGGGAAATTTTTGGTGGCGATGCCCGTATCTTCGGCCTGCTGGTGGGTTTTGGCGGGGTCGGTGCCCTGGGGGCCAGTCTCTATCTGGCCAGCCGGGCTGGGGTGGATGAATTACCCCGTACCCTGGCCTTCTCCGTGCCTCTGGCCGGGGTGGCCCTGACCGCCTTTATTCTTTCCCCCTCCCTGTTTCTGGCCTATCCGGCGGTGATGCTCCTGGGGTTCTGCACCATCGTCACCGTGGCGGGCAGCAATACCCTGATCCAGTTCCACGTCAGCGACGCCCTGCGGGGTCGGGTCATGGCCCTCTTTTCCATCGCCTTCCTGGGGGTCGCCCCCCTGGGCAGTCTGGCCATCGGTCTGGTGGCGGAGGCCCTGGGGGTGCGGATTACCCTGGCGGCTTGCGGCCTACTGATCCTGGCCGGTTGCCTGATCTGGGGACGGCGTCTGGGCCGGGAGGTGGAATGTCTGCCCCCCCAAGCCTGA
- a CDS encoding c-type cytochrome, which translates to MSYRLLASALVAASLLAACGEPQDTRPGQPVAHRQAAFKAILKAFEPMGVMLRDDKYDADRFLTLSKTLAANAPKPWDYFRPDTNYPPTHATADVWSNTAKFNQERQEFLDATARLAQVAETKDLDKIKPAYKAVHNACQECHKEFKKR; encoded by the coding sequence ATGTCTTATCGCTTGCTTGCCTCCGCCCTGGTCGCCGCCTCCCTCCTGGCCGCCTGCGGCGAACCCCAGGACACCCGCCCCGGCCAGCCCGTGGCCCACCGCCAGGCGGCCTTTAAAGCCATTCTTAAGGCTTTTGAACCCATGGGGGTGATGTTGCGGGACGACAAATACGACGCCGACCGTTTCCTCACCCTGTCCAAGACCCTGGCGGCCAATGCTCCCAAACCCTGGGATTATTTCCGCCCGGACACCAATTACCCCCCCACCCACGCCACCGCCGACGTGTGGAGCAATACGGCCAAATTTAACCAGGAGCGCCAGGAATTTCTGGACGCCACCGCCCGCCTGGCCCAGGTGGCGGAGACCAAGGATCTGGATAAGATCAAACCCGCCTACAAAGCGGTCCACAACGCCTGCCAGGAATGCCACAAGGAATTCAAGAAGCGCTGA
- a CDS encoding DUF2971 domain-containing protein: MRVYYFTKASNAIDDIRNQHIKLSRFSEVNDVYELLSVAVDEERENVRNALLSAKEDNDKGCAFVSFSECFDNPLMWGHYADKFRGICLGFECSSDFLEQMEYKSGCPEVDWDLQMTIDRILKLRELLRRTKFVDWHYEREWRCFVSLPEECDLSQEDSMLFMKFPEGMRLCEVILGCYCEESAQYIKKTLEEIGLLPSVEIFKSKISFRDFKIQKEKVDWDALKE, translated from the coding sequence ATGCGTGTTTATTACTTTACGAAAGCATCAAATGCGATAGATGATATTAGAAACCAACACATTAAGTTGTCGCGGTTTTCTGAGGTAAATGATGTCTATGAATTGCTTTCTGTTGCTGTTGATGAGGAGCGGGAAAATGTAAGGAATGCCTTGCTATCGGCGAAGGAAGATAATGATAAAGGTTGTGCTTTTGTGAGTTTCTCTGAGTGTTTTGATAATCCGCTAATGTGGGGACATTACGCTGACAAATTCCGGGGAATTTGTTTAGGGTTTGAGTGCTCCAGCGATTTTCTTGAGCAAATGGAGTACAAAAGTGGTTGCCCAGAAGTGGACTGGGATTTGCAGATGACTATAGACAGAATACTGAAATTAAGAGAATTACTACGTAGGACTAAGTTTGTCGATTGGCACTATGAGCGGGAGTGGCGTTGCTTTGTAAGTCTTCCTGAAGAATGTGATTTGTCGCAGGAAGACTCTATGCTATTTATGAAGTTTCCTGAAGGTATGAGGCTTTGCGAAGTCATTCTAGGCTGTTATTGCGAGGAGAGTGCGCAATACATTAAAAAGACCCTGGAAGAAATTGGCCTATTGCCGAGCGTTGAAATTTTTAAATCTAAAATTTCATTCCGAGATTTTAAAATTCAGAAAGAAAAAGTAGATTGGGATGCTTTGAAGGAATGA
- a CDS encoding alpha/beta hydrolase translates to MPQSHFSEPVSDLTLHYRQHLPVPQRPRGGVLLLHGVGGNETSLAALANCLDPTLAIALVRAPFLLAPGQFGWFTVQFHSDGPHIDPGQADASRLKLDQFIQEWQRRYGLKPEQTLIAGFSQGGIMSASLALTRPQRVAGFACLSGRILPEIEKELAPPEALAHLQAFVAHGRQDSKLPVTWALKADALLHRLQLEHGTHLYPADHEITPRMVEDFRDWVDSIL, encoded by the coding sequence ATGCCCCAGTCCCACTTTTCCGAACCGGTCTCCGACCTCACCCTGCACTATCGCCAGCACCTGCCCGTGCCCCAGCGCCCCCGGGGCGGCGTACTGCTCCTCCACGGGGTGGGCGGCAACGAAACCAGCCTGGCCGCCCTGGCCAACTGTCTGGACCCCACCCTGGCCATTGCCCTGGTGCGCGCCCCCTTTCTCCTGGCCCCGGGCCAGTTCGGCTGGTTCACCGTGCAATTTCATAGTGACGGCCCCCATATCGATCCGGGCCAGGCGGACGCCAGCCGCTTGAAGCTGGACCAGTTCATCCAGGAATGGCAACGCCGCTACGGCCTAAAGCCGGAGCAAACCCTCATCGCCGGTTTCAGCCAGGGGGGCATCATGAGCGCCAGCCTGGCCCTCACCCGGCCCCAGCGGGTCGCAGGCTTCGCCTGCCTGTCCGGACGCATCCTGCCGGAAATCGAAAAGGAACTGGCCCCCCCGGAAGCCCTGGCCCACCTCCAGGCCTTCGTCGCCCACGGCCGCCAGGACAGCAAGCTCCCCGTCACCTGGGCCCTCAAGGCCGACGCCCTGCTGCATCGCCTGCAACTGGAACACGGCACCCACCTCTACCCGGCGGACCACGAAATCACCCCCCGGATGGTGGAGGATTTCCGGGACTGGGTGGATAGCATCCTATGA
- a CDS encoding YceI family protein, protein MKRFTQLALATAFAATALPALAAPDTFIIDTTHTFPRFSYSHFGYSTQLSRFDKTSGKITIDRAAKTGSVDVTIDMKSVDTGYSVFNGHIQGEDFLDTAKYPTATFKSSKVKFDGDKVVAVDGNLTIKGITKPVTLTVTSFKCMPHPMLKKEACGANASTVIKRTEFNAGKYAPYVSDEVTLDIAVEAVHE, encoded by the coding sequence ATGAAACGTTTCACCCAACTCGCCCTCGCCACCGCCTTTGCCGCCACCGCCCTGCCTGCCCTGGCCGCGCCGGACACCTTCATCATCGACACCACCCACACCTTCCCCCGCTTTTCCTACAGCCACTTCGGCTATTCCACCCAGCTCTCCCGCTTTGACAAGACCAGCGGCAAAATCACCATCGACCGGGCGGCCAAGACCGGCAGCGTGGATGTGACCATCGACATGAAGTCCGTGGATACGGGCTACAGCGTCTTCAACGGCCACATCCAAGGGGAAGATTTCCTGGATACGGCCAAGTACCCCACCGCCACCTTCAAGTCCTCCAAGGTCAAGTTTGACGGGGACAAAGTGGTGGCTGTGGACGGCAATCTGACCATCAAGGGCATCACCAAGCCGGTCACCCTCACCGTCACCTCCTTCAAGTGCATGCCCCATCCCATGCTGAAGAAGGAAGCCTGCGGCGCCAACGCCTCTACGGTAATCAAGCGCACCGAGTTCAACGCCGGCAAGTACGCCCCCTACGTGAGCGACGAAGTGACCCTGGATATCGCCGTGGAAGCGGTGCACGAATAA
- a CDS encoding YceI family protein, producing MIRFTPNALMLAAALAALPLTPMVMGTAQAAPAVTYNAVQPAQSHLGFVFKQMNVPVEGKFNRFAAQIDFNPAKPEAGHAAFTVDIASIDAGSAEANGEVVGKNWFNAKAFPQAKFVSTGIKALGGNRYQVAGNLTIKGRSRPVAAPFTFTAQGAQGAFDGGFVLKRADFGLGEGEWADFSTVANDIQIKVHLLAGGSPAKK from the coding sequence ATGATCCGCTTTACCCCCAACGCTCTGATGCTGGCCGCCGCCCTGGCTGCCCTGCCCCTGACCCCCATGGTGATGGGCACGGCCCAGGCCGCCCCGGCCGTCACCTACAACGCCGTCCAGCCCGCCCAAAGCCACCTGGGCTTTGTCTTCAAGCAAATGAATGTGCCGGTGGAAGGCAAATTCAACCGCTTTGCCGCCCAGATCGACTTCAACCCGGCCAAGCCGGAAGCGGGCCATGCCGCCTTTACCGTGGATATCGCCAGCATTGACGCCGGTTCCGCCGAGGCCAACGGGGAAGTGGTGGGCAAAAACTGGTTCAACGCCAAAGCCTTTCCCCAAGCCAAGTTCGTCTCCACGGGCATCAAAGCCCTGGGGGGCAACCGCTATCAGGTCGCCGGCAACCTGACCATCAAGGGCCGCAGCCGCCCGGTGGCGGCCCCCTTCACCTTCACGGCCCAGGGGGCCCAAGGGGCCTTTGACGGCGGCTTTGTCCTGAAGCGGGCCGATTTCGGCCTGGGCGAAGGGGAATGGGCCGATTTCAGCACCGTTGCCAACGACATCCAGATCAAGGTTCACCTGCTGGCCGGCGGTTCTCCGGCCAAGAAGTAA
- a CDS encoding cytochrome b: protein MTHQRYTAPAIALHWLVALGMLGAFVVGVYMHDLPLSPWKLKIYSYHKWVGVTVFLLALIRILWRLTHRPPVLPLTMPLWQRVAAEGMHHLLYLLMFAIPLTGWLMSSAKGFQTVYLGLVPLPDLLAKNPTLGDQLKEVHEALNFLMIALVAGHAGAAIKHHLVDKDDVLTRMLPFHK, encoded by the coding sequence ATGACCCATCAACGCTATACCGCTCCCGCCATCGCCCTGCACTGGCTGGTGGCCCTGGGCATGCTGGGCGCCTTCGTGGTCGGCGTCTATATGCACGACCTGCCCCTCAGCCCCTGGAAGCTGAAGATTTACTCCTACCACAAGTGGGTCGGCGTCACCGTCTTCCTCCTGGCCCTGATCCGCATACTCTGGCGCCTCACCCACCGTCCCCCAGTCCTGCCCCTGACCATGCCCCTGTGGCAACGGGTGGCGGCGGAAGGGATGCATCACCTGCTCTACCTGCTCATGTTCGCCATTCCCCTCACGGGCTGGCTGATGAGTTCCGCCAAGGGCTTTCAGACCGTCTATCTGGGTCTAGTCCCCCTGCCCGATCTGCTGGCCAAGAACCCCACCCTGGGGGATCAGCTGAAGGAAGTCCATGAAGCCCTGAACTTTCTCATGATCGCCCTGGTGGCCGGCCACGCGGGCGCCGCCATCAAGCACCACCTGGTGGATAAGGACGACGTGCTGACCCGCATGCTGCCCTTCCACAAGTAG
- a CDS encoding 2-keto-4-pentenoate hydratase, with protein MMPPTLTALTQELWDRRSQGRTGPKLTELDPGLTLDQAYAIQDQLLAQTLAEGEQLGGRKAGLTSAVKMRQAGVDQPIFGFLAVGWALENGGTLPPGQLIQPRVEGEICFITGAPLAAPDCTPATALNAVAQVALGIEIVDSRYPGYRFDLPSVVADNCSSGAYVLGQGVPLGDLGHPDRLEAEALSLGRNGQPLASGVGADVLGHPAAALATLVRHLAGRGQSLPPASLVFAGAVTPAFDVQAGDTITLSSPRLGQVRCTFGATS; from the coding sequence ATGATGCCCCCCACCCTCACCGCCCTCACCCAGGAACTCTGGGACCGCCGCAGCCAAGGCCGTACCGGGCCCAAGCTCACCGAGCTGGACCCGGGACTCACCCTGGATCAGGCCTACGCCATCCAGGACCAGCTCCTGGCCCAGACCCTGGCGGAGGGTGAACAGCTGGGGGGACGCAAGGCTGGGCTCACCTCCGCCGTCAAAATGCGCCAGGCCGGGGTGGATCAGCCCATCTTCGGCTTTCTCGCCGTCGGCTGGGCTCTGGAAAACGGAGGCACCCTGCCCCCCGGGCAGCTGATCCAGCCCCGGGTAGAAGGGGAAATCTGCTTTATCACCGGCGCCCCCCTGGCGGCCCCGGACTGCACGCCGGCCACCGCCCTGAACGCGGTGGCCCAGGTGGCCCTGGGCATCGAGATCGTGGATTCCCGCTACCCGGGCTACCGCTTCGACCTGCCCTCCGTGGTGGCGGACAACTGCTCCTCCGGCGCCTACGTGCTGGGGCAAGGGGTACCCCTGGGGGACCTGGGCCACCCGGACCGGCTGGAGGCAGAAGCCCTGAGCCTGGGGCGGAACGGCCAGCCCCTAGCCTCCGGTGTGGGGGCCGATGTACTGGGCCATCCGGCGGCGGCCCTGGCCACCCTGGTCCGCCATCTGGCAGGGCGGGGACAAAGCCTGCCCCCGGCCTCCCTGGTCTTTGCCGGGGCCGTCACCCCGGCTTTCGACGTCCAGGCAGGGGACACCATTACCCTGAGTTCCCCCCGCCTGGGCCAGGTGCGCTGTACCTTTGGCGCCACCTCATAA
- a CDS encoding DODA-type extradiol aromatic ring-opening family dioxygenase — protein sequence MLPSLFVSHGSPTFALEPGRVGPLLHALGHQLERPRAILVVSPHWQTRQVEVGLTARPDTIHDFGGFPEVLYQLQYPAPGAPGVGADALTLLQAAGIPARANLQRGLDHGAWVVLMHLYPDHDIPVFQVSLTPDMDPRATYALGQALAPLGKQGVLLLGTGGITHNLYDFRMGMGGTLAYVPAFAEWLARTMAAGDLESLLDYRRLAPEAVRAHPTEEHLLPLFFALGAAGPEWTQVLRLEGGIEYGMLSMDAYRFGPGPDLGQLQAGAGQTSAVDLA from the coding sequence ATGCTCCCCAGCCTCTTCGTCTCCCACGGTTCCCCCACCTTCGCCCTGGAACCGGGCCGGGTCGGCCCCCTGCTCCACGCCCTGGGCCACCAACTGGAACGGCCCCGGGCCATCCTGGTGGTCTCCCCCCACTGGCAGACCCGGCAGGTAGAAGTGGGCCTGACGGCCCGTCCGGATACCATCCACGATTTTGGCGGCTTTCCCGAAGTCCTGTACCAGCTCCAGTATCCGGCCCCCGGCGCTCCGGGCGTCGGCGCCGATGCCCTGACCCTCCTGCAAGCCGCCGGGATTCCGGCCAGGGCCAATCTTCAGCGGGGCCTGGACCATGGCGCCTGGGTGGTGCTCATGCATCTGTATCCGGACCATGACATTCCGGTCTTCCAGGTCTCCCTCACCCCGGACATGGATCCCCGGGCCACCTATGCCCTGGGCCAGGCCCTGGCCCCCCTGGGCAAGCAAGGCGTCCTGCTCCTGGGCACCGGCGGCATCACCCATAACCTTTACGATTTCCGTATGGGCATGGGGGGCACCCTGGCCTATGTGCCCGCCTTTGCGGAATGGCTGGCCCGGACCATGGCGGCGGGGGACCTGGAGTCCCTGCTGGACTATCGCCGGCTGGCTCCGGAAGCGGTACGGGCCCATCCCACGGAGGAACACCTGCTGCCCCTCTTTTTCGCCCTGGGCGCCGCCGGGCCGGAATGGACCCAGGTCCTACGCCTGGAAGGGGGCATCGAATACGGCATGTTGAGCATGGACGCCTACCGCTTCGGCCCCGGGCCCGACCTGGGCCAGCTCCAAGCCGGGGCTGGTCAAACCAGCGCGGTGGACCTAGCCTAA
- a CDS encoding NADPH-dependent F420 reductase, translating to MNIVILGTGNMASGLAKQISKAGHRLHIVGRHPDKATALAARVGATAVAAGEAAAKAEVIIVATGYPEALPALGALGDLTGKVVVDITNPLTADFMGLTLGHSTSAAEEIAKALPGAQVVKAFNTVFAQVLEEGPDFGNGQVVPVFYAGDSERARETVRVLIESLGFRPVAAGGLKNARYLEPLAGLNIYFGYGAGQGTAIAPTWISRQ from the coding sequence ATGAACATCGTTATCCTGGGCACCGGCAATATGGCTTCCGGCCTGGCCAAACAGATCAGCAAAGCCGGACACCGGCTCCACATCGTCGGCCGGCATCCGGATAAGGCCACGGCCCTAGCCGCCCGGGTGGGGGCCACGGCGGTAGCGGCTGGGGAAGCCGCCGCCAAGGCCGAAGTGATCATTGTGGCCACCGGCTATCCGGAAGCCCTGCCGGCCCTGGGGGCGCTGGGAGACCTGACGGGTAAGGTGGTGGTGGATATCACCAATCCCCTGACGGCGGACTTCATGGGCCTGACCCTGGGCCACAGCACCTCCGCCGCCGAGGAAATCGCCAAGGCCCTGCCCGGTGCCCAGGTGGTCAAGGCCTTCAACACGGTGTTCGCCCAGGTCCTGGAAGAAGGGCCGGATTTCGGCAATGGCCAGGTGGTGCCAGTGTTCTACGCCGGAGACAGCGAGCGGGCCCGGGAAACGGTGCGGGTACTGATCGAAAGCCTGGGCTTTCGCCCGGTGGCCGCCGGCGGCCTGAAAAACGCCCGCTACCTGGAACCTCTGGCCGGGCTCAACATCTATTTCGGCTATGGGGCAGGCCAGGGCACGGCCATCGCCCCCACCTGGATCAGCCGCCAGTAA
- a CDS encoding LysR family transcriptional regulator, whose product MAQDRFKELEALVAVVEGGSFVKAAEILRSSKAAVSRSVVELETRLGARLLHRTTRRLALTEEGRQYYERAKQLLEELEEADGLVSATTRRAVGLLKVNAPLTFGVRHLAPLWSRFLTAHPGVELDVTLSDRVVDLVEEGVDVAIRITRLQDSTLVFRRLASSSVVLCATPRYLELHGTPRSVAELAEHRIIAYSYWAMGNTWSFQGPGGAQSFNFHPRLRANNGDTCVAAALDHQGLIFQPTFLVGQELANGHLVRLLPEWQGPELGIYAVYPTRKHLSGKVRALVDFLADAFALSGDWGAPLPAHAPEKPVL is encoded by the coding sequence ATGGCCCAGGATCGATTTAAGGAATTGGAAGCCTTGGTGGCGGTGGTGGAAGGGGGCAGCTTTGTGAAGGCGGCGGAAATACTGCGCAGCTCCAAGGCGGCGGTGTCCCGCAGCGTGGTGGAACTGGAAACCCGGCTAGGGGCCCGGCTCCTGCACCGCACCACCCGGCGTCTGGCCCTCACGGAGGAGGGGCGCCAGTACTACGAGCGGGCCAAGCAGTTACTGGAAGAACTGGAAGAAGCGGACGGTCTGGTGAGCGCCACCACCCGCCGGGCCGTGGGCCTGCTCAAGGTCAATGCGCCCCTGACCTTCGGGGTGCGCCATCTGGCCCCCCTGTGGAGCCGGTTTCTGACGGCCCACCCGGGGGTGGAACTGGATGTGACCCTGTCGGACCGGGTGGTGGATCTGGTGGAAGAGGGGGTGGATGTGGCCATCCGTATTACCCGGCTCCAGGATTCCACCCTGGTCTTCCGCCGCCTGGCCTCCTCCTCCGTGGTGCTCTGCGCCACCCCCCGCTACCTGGAACTGCACGGTACGCCCCGTTCCGTGGCCGAGCTGGCGGAGCACCGGATCATTGCCTATTCCTACTGGGCCATGGGCAATACCTGGAGTTTTCAGGGGCCCGGCGGCGCCCAAAGCTTTAATTTTCACCCCCGGCTGCGGGCTAACAACGGGGACACCTGCGTGGCGGCGGCCCTGGATCACCAGGGCCTGATATTCCAGCCCACCTTTCTGGTGGGCCAGGAACTGGCCAACGGGCACCTGGTGCGCCTGCTCCCCGAATGGCAGGGGCCGGAACTGGGCATATACGCCGTCTATCCCACCCGCAAACACCTTTCCGGCAAGGTTAGAGCCCTGGTGGATTTCCTCGCCGACGCCTTTGCCCTGAGCGGCGACTGGGGCGCTCCCCTGCCTGCCCATGCCCCGGAGAAGCCCGTCCTATAA